The following proteins are encoded in a genomic region of Streptomyces gobiensis:
- a CDS encoding alpha/beta hydrolase family protein, translated as MTTAFGVTHALAHGLNGKPIDIYRPGAADPGSLPTVLLWHGRGPDERDVLQPLAETAARLGAAVLVPDWRSDAPDGGRAHLLDSLEFAREYAASPGGGADRLVLAGWSAGGPAAVGIALRPDLFGGWRPMAALSIAARYDWPSRTTGNSPLSDLARTSAPPLPVWLVHGTADVVIDSQHSQEFADALHGRGWPVHLEEPDTDHAGVVMTEYVPDLDRCRPTTTDHALLGGTHTARLLTHAAGLTTAS; from the coding sequence GTGACCACAGCGTTCGGTGTGACCCACGCCCTCGCACATGGGCTTAACGGCAAGCCGATCGACATCTACCGCCCTGGGGCCGCAGATCCGGGCTCGCTGCCTACCGTGCTGCTCTGGCATGGGCGAGGGCCGGACGAGCGGGATGTGCTCCAGCCACTGGCGGAGACGGCAGCGCGGTTAGGCGCGGCCGTCCTCGTGCCCGACTGGCGCTCCGACGCACCCGATGGTGGGCGTGCACACCTGCTGGATTCCCTGGAGTTCGCCCGGGAGTACGCGGCCTCTCCCGGCGGCGGCGCCGACCGCCTGGTACTCGCCGGATGGTCGGCGGGCGGCCCGGCAGCCGTGGGTATCGCGCTGCGTCCCGATCTCTTCGGTGGCTGGCGCCCCATGGCGGCCCTCAGCATCGCCGCCCGCTACGACTGGCCATCCCGCACCACAGGCAACAGCCCGCTGAGCGATCTGGCCCGAACATCCGCCCCTCCGCTGCCGGTCTGGCTCGTCCACGGCACGGCGGACGTCGTCATCGACAGCCAGCACTCCCAGGAGTTCGCCGACGCGCTGCACGGCCGCGGCTGGCCCGTACACCTCGAAGAGCCCGACACCGACCACGCAGGCGTCGTCATGACCGAGTACGTACCGGACCTCGACCGCTGCCGCCCCACCACCACCGACCACGCCCTCCTCGGCGGAACACACACCGCGCGCCTCCTCACCCACGCCGCCGGTCTCACCACCGCGTCGTAG
- a CDS encoding DUF397 domain-containing protein, with protein MHCGKHIADASTLSAWRKSSYSGGSNGSCLEITDAYPAIAPVCDSKNPGGPALVFPADGWASFVTAIKGGNFPQSARSDPA; from the coding sequence ATGCATTGCGGTAAGCACATAGCCGACGCGTCGACGCTGAGCGCATGGCGCAAGTCAAGCTACAGCGGGGGCAGCAATGGCAGCTGCCTTGAGATCACCGATGCTTACCCCGCCATCGCCCCCGTGTGCGACTCCAAAAATCCGGGCGGCCCAGCGCTGGTCTTCCCTGCGGACGGCTGGGCATCGTTCGTCACAGCCATCAAGGGCGGGAACTTCCCCCAAAGCGCCAGGAGCGACCCAGCGTGA
- a CDS encoding DUF397 domain-containing protein: protein MSTEHVIPDASALTGWRKSSYSGGGNGDCLEVSDCYTAGVPVRDSKNPRGPAVVFRADGWASFVAAIKGGNLPKSARSNPA from the coding sequence ATGAGCACTGAGCATGTCATCCCAGACGCGTCTGCCCTCACCGGTTGGCGCAAGTCAAGCTACAGCGGGGGCGGAAATGGCGACTGCCTCGAGGTTAGCGACTGCTACACCGCTGGCGTCCCCGTGCGGGACTCCAAGAACCCGCGTGGCCCGGCGGTTGTCTTCCGTGCGGACGGCTGGGCATCGTTCGTCGCTGCCATCAAGGGCGGGAACTTGCCCAAAAGCGCCAGGAGCAACCCGGCCTGA
- a CDS encoding helix-turn-helix domain-containing protein: protein MTKKQPSTARQKYGDELRRRRLAANLTQEALSEEVVCSPTLISHIEAGRRLPNPDDATRIDQALGTDGWFARWLKDLEHRYADHFAEAAELEQQAAEIRQFAALLVPGVLQTQAYARAVFRAYHPNYTAEDVDRRVVNRTERARILDNPAHPVVWTLLDEAVLRRTVGGRHVMAEQLTKIADMAEAGRLRLHVLPFTVGAHALMEGMVSLMSFTDTAPAAYTEGVLTGRLMDDPALVTEGRSIYDLALSEALPLQDSLALTRAVAEEHSHEH from the coding sequence ATGACGAAGAAGCAGCCCAGTACGGCCCGCCAGAAGTACGGCGACGAGCTACGCCGCAGGCGCCTGGCTGCCAACTTGACCCAAGAGGCACTGAGTGAAGAGGTTGTCTGCTCCCCCACTCTGATCAGCCATATTGAGGCTGGACGCCGTCTGCCCAATCCGGACGACGCGACCCGTATCGATCAGGCTCTGGGCACCGACGGCTGGTTCGCTCGCTGGCTGAAGGATCTGGAGCACCGCTACGCCGATCACTTCGCCGAGGCCGCCGAGTTGGAACAGCAAGCAGCGGAGATCCGGCAATTCGCGGCGCTACTGGTACCTGGAGTGCTGCAGACACAGGCATATGCCCGTGCTGTCTTCCGTGCCTACCACCCCAACTACACGGCTGAGGATGTTGACCGGCGCGTGGTCAACCGAACAGAGCGAGCACGCATCCTCGACAACCCGGCTCACCCGGTGGTGTGGACGCTGCTGGATGAGGCTGTGCTCCGACGGACAGTCGGGGGTCGGCATGTCATGGCCGAACAGCTCACCAAAATTGCCGACATGGCCGAGGCTGGGCGTCTGAGGCTGCACGTACTCCCATTCACTGTCGGGGCACACGCCCTCATGGAAGGCATGGTCTCTCTCATGAGCTTCACGGACACAGCACCCGCCGCATACACCGAGGGAGTGCTTACCGGCCGTCTCATGGACGATCCGGCCCTGGTCACCGAGGGCCGCTCAATCTACGATCTTGCCCTGAGCGAGGCACTGCCATTGCAAGATTCACTAGCCCTTACAAGAGCTGTTGCAGAGGAACACTCCCATGAGCACTGA
- the dhaL gene encoding dihydroxyacetone kinase subunit DhaL → MDLADIALARTWVQAIAAAMAEHKDQLTQLDSAIGDADHGINMERGFTAVKAALANLEPATVGAVFVKAGTTLISSVGGASGPLYGSAFRAMGKALDVPSADTGQFAAALAAGLQSLQKLGAATPGDKTMVDAYAPALDAFQKAADSGGDLTTAARAAADAAEEGMRATTPMQARKGRASYLGARSVGHQDPGATSTALIFRALAETLAELP, encoded by the coding sequence ATGGACCTCGCCGACATCGCCCTCGCCCGCACCTGGGTGCAGGCCATCGCCGCCGCCATGGCCGAGCACAAGGACCAACTCACCCAGCTCGACTCGGCCATTGGCGACGCCGACCACGGCATCAACATGGAACGCGGCTTCACCGCGGTCAAGGCCGCCCTCGCCAACCTTGAACCGGCCACCGTCGGCGCCGTGTTCGTCAAGGCCGGCACCACCCTGATCTCCAGCGTCGGCGGCGCCTCCGGCCCGCTGTACGGCAGCGCCTTCCGCGCCATGGGCAAGGCGCTGGACGTGCCCAGCGCCGACACCGGGCAGTTCGCCGCCGCCCTCGCCGCCGGGCTGCAGAGCCTCCAGAAGCTCGGCGCGGCCACGCCCGGGGACAAGACCATGGTCGACGCCTACGCCCCCGCGCTGGACGCCTTCCAGAAGGCGGCCGACTCCGGCGGTGACCTCACCACCGCGGCCCGCGCCGCCGCGGACGCCGCCGAGGAGGGCATGCGCGCCACCACCCCGATGCAGGCCCGCAAGGGCCGCGCCTCCTACCTCGGCGCCCGCAGCGTCGGCCACCAGGACCCGGGCGCCACCTCCACCGCCCTCATCTTCCGCGCCCTCGCAGAAACGCTGGCCGAACTGCCCTGA
- the dhaK gene encoding dihydroxyacetone kinase subunit DhaK, translating into MKKLINAPEAVLDDALAGIAAAHPTLRVDREHKVITRAEGTRPGKVALVSGGGSGHEPLHGGFVGPGMLDAACPGEVFTSPVPGQMLAAAQAVDGGAGLLFIVKNYTGDVLNFEMAAELATEQGSTVETVLIDDDVAVEDSTFTAGRRGTGATVLVEKIAGALAEQGADLAAVAELGRRVNAASRSFAVALTACTTPAAGKPGFELPEDEIEVGVGIHGEPGRRREPLRPAKEIVSAMLEPILGELSLATGDQTIVMVNGLGGTPLLELYVAFNEVAAAFADRGIVIARNLVGNYVTSLDMAGVSITVCKADADMLSLWDAPVNTPALRWGA; encoded by the coding sequence GTGAAGAAGCTCATCAACGCGCCCGAGGCCGTCCTCGACGACGCCCTCGCCGGGATCGCGGCCGCCCACCCCACACTGCGTGTCGACCGGGAGCACAAGGTCATCACCCGCGCCGAGGGCACCCGCCCCGGCAAGGTCGCGCTGGTCTCCGGCGGCGGCTCCGGCCATGAGCCCCTGCACGGCGGCTTCGTGGGGCCGGGCATGCTGGACGCCGCCTGTCCCGGGGAGGTCTTCACCTCCCCCGTCCCCGGGCAGATGCTGGCCGCCGCCCAGGCCGTCGACGGCGGCGCGGGCCTGCTGTTCATCGTGAAGAACTACACCGGCGATGTGCTCAACTTCGAGATGGCCGCGGAACTGGCCACCGAGCAAGGCAGCACCGTGGAGACCGTCCTGATCGACGACGATGTCGCCGTCGAGGACTCCACCTTCACCGCCGGGCGGCGGGGCACCGGGGCCACCGTCCTCGTCGAGAAGATCGCCGGTGCCCTCGCGGAACAGGGGGCCGACCTGGCCGCGGTGGCCGAGCTGGGACGCCGCGTCAACGCCGCTTCCCGCTCCTTCGCCGTCGCCCTGACCGCCTGCACCACCCCCGCGGCGGGCAAACCCGGCTTTGAGCTGCCCGAGGACGAGATCGAGGTCGGCGTCGGCATCCATGGTGAGCCCGGCCGCCGCCGGGAACCGCTCCGGCCGGCCAAGGAGATCGTGTCCGCCATGCTGGAGCCAATCCTCGGTGAGCTGTCGCTCGCCACCGGCGACCAGACCATCGTCATGGTCAACGGTCTGGGCGGCACCCCGCTGCTGGAGCTGTATGTGGCGTTCAACGAGGTCGCCGCCGCGTTCGCGGACCGGGGCATCGTCATCGCCCGCAATCTGGTCGGAAACTATGTCACCAGCCTGGACATGGCGGGTGTTTCGATCACCGTCTGCAAGGCCGATGCCGACATGCTGTCCCTGTGGGACGCACCGGTGAACACCCCCGCCCTGCGCTGGGGCGCCTGA
- a CDS encoding IclR family transcriptional regulator: protein MVQAVQRAVQILRELAAAGPRLGVTELADRLGVAKPTVHALLRTLEAEGLVVQDRESSRYQLGPGLVHLGNAYLDTQELRTRSLTWADQLATRAGEAVWVAVLTGDHILVVHHAFRPAGAVQILEVGASIPWSTCALGKAMVAFAPPAERERLLGAELAQLTGASITDPAELADQLAEVRRRGYAVEDGESAIGDAGIAAPAIGRSGEVVGAIGIVGPVERVLAESARQELGVAVRETARSLSRDLGAPRGAARYGAV from the coding sequence ATGGTGCAGGCCGTGCAGCGGGCGGTCCAGATCCTGCGGGAGCTCGCGGCAGCGGGGCCCCGGCTGGGCGTGACCGAGCTGGCCGACCGGCTGGGCGTGGCCAAGCCCACCGTCCACGCCCTGCTGCGCACGCTGGAGGCCGAGGGCCTGGTGGTCCAGGACCGGGAGAGCTCCCGCTACCAGCTCGGCCCCGGCCTGGTGCACCTGGGCAACGCCTATCTGGACACCCAGGAGCTGCGGACCCGCTCACTGACCTGGGCCGACCAGCTCGCCACCCGGGCCGGTGAGGCGGTGTGGGTGGCCGTGCTCACCGGCGATCACATCCTGGTCGTGCACCATGCCTTCCGGCCCGCCGGCGCCGTGCAGATCCTGGAGGTCGGGGCCAGCATCCCGTGGAGCACCTGCGCACTGGGCAAGGCGATGGTGGCCTTCGCACCGCCGGCCGAGCGGGAACGGCTCCTCGGCGCCGAGCTGGCCCAGCTCACCGGCGCCAGCATCACCGACCCGGCCGAGCTGGCGGACCAGCTGGCAGAGGTCCGCCGCCGGGGTTACGCGGTGGAGGACGGCGAGTCCGCCATCGGCGACGCGGGCATCGCCGCCCCCGCCATCGGCCGCTCCGGCGAGGTGGTGGGCGCCATCGGCATCGTCGGCCCCGTCGAGCGGGTGCTGGCCGAGTCGGCCCGCCAGGAGCTGGGGGTCGCCGTCCGGGAGACCGCCCGCAGCCTCTCCCGGGACCTGGGCGCCCCCCGGGGAGCCGCCCGGTACGGGGCTGTCTGA
- the dhaM gene encoding dihydroxyacetone kinase phosphoryl donor subunit DhaM — translation MSAPVGIVLVSHSADLASGLHQLVRQIGSDEVPIGTAGGTDDGRIGTSYDVIHEAIRHADRGGGVVVLPDLGSSVLTARTVLEDHPRSDVLIVDAPFVEGAVAAVVTAASGGDLEAVAKAAQEARHVSKL, via the coding sequence ATGAGCGCACCTGTCGGCATCGTACTCGTGTCCCACAGCGCCGATCTCGCCTCCGGGCTTCACCAGCTGGTGCGGCAGATCGGCTCCGACGAGGTCCCCATCGGCACCGCCGGAGGGACCGACGACGGCCGGATCGGCACCAGCTACGACGTCATCCACGAGGCCATCCGGCATGCCGACCGGGGAGGCGGCGTCGTCGTCCTCCCCGACCTCGGCAGCTCCGTCCTCACTGCCCGCACCGTTCTCGAGGACCATCCCCGTTCCGACGTACTGATCGTTGACGCTCCCTTTGTCGAGGGAGCCGTCGCAGCCGTGGTCACCGCCGCATCGGGCGGAGACCTGGAAGCCGTCGCCAAGGCCGCCCAGGAGGCCCGTCATGTCAGCAAGCTCTGA
- a CDS encoding HPr family phosphocarrier protein, translating into MSASSEPTAAVRHETTVVLPAHLHARPAGKLAQAAAQFTSTVQLEYDGRTVNPTGVLGVMALGAMAGNTVTVRAEGPDAEQAVTALAGILAAAE; encoded by the coding sequence ATGTCAGCAAGCTCTGAGCCCACCGCCGCCGTGCGGCACGAGACCACCGTCGTTCTCCCCGCCCATCTGCACGCCCGCCCGGCGGGCAAGCTCGCCCAGGCCGCAGCCCAGTTCACCAGCACGGTGCAGCTCGAGTACGACGGCCGGACGGTCAACCCGACCGGTGTCCTCGGTGTGATGGCGCTGGGCGCCATGGCCGGGAACACGGTCACGGTGCGCGCGGAGGGCCCCGACGCGGAGCAGGCCGTCACGGCCCTGGCCGGCATCCTCGCCGCCGCCGAATAG
- a CDS encoding 2-hydroxyacid dehydrogenase, translated as MSTTVLAAGDHFVLPRLLTDAVTAAADSPVAVRELQLPWPHTPFGTVAEVTEASGTEDQMIEALRGVQICVTQLAPLTERILANCPDLELFCVSRGGPVNANLDAATQHGVAVCYAPGRNATATAEHTLTLLLAAARGVGDTHAELRRGIWRGDYYDYDSCGIEIEGTPVGLVGYGAIGSRVAKVLAAMGAEVLVHDPYAAPEALAGIAEQVSLDELLVRSRIVSLHARVTEETTGMIGRAQIAAMPRGSVLVNCARGALLDYEAVCDALDSGQLRGAGFDVFPEEPVPAGSRLLTTPGVVLTPHIAGGSQQVAHKAANIVAAEVGRYLRGEPLAHCANPDAFTS; from the coding sequence ATGAGCACCACCGTGCTGGCCGCCGGCGACCACTTTGTCCTCCCCCGACTGCTCACGGATGCCGTGACAGCGGCAGCCGACAGCCCCGTAGCCGTACGGGAGCTCCAACTCCCATGGCCACACACCCCGTTCGGCACGGTCGCCGAGGTGACGGAGGCCTCCGGCACCGAGGACCAGATGATCGAGGCCCTGCGGGGAGTGCAGATCTGCGTCACCCAGCTCGCCCCGCTCACCGAGCGCATCCTGGCCAACTGCCCCGATCTGGAGCTGTTCTGCGTCAGCCGCGGCGGCCCGGTCAACGCCAACCTCGATGCCGCCACCCAACACGGGGTCGCCGTCTGCTACGCCCCCGGCCGCAATGCCACCGCCACCGCCGAGCACACCCTCACGCTGCTGCTCGCCGCCGCCCGCGGCGTCGGCGACACTCACGCCGAGCTGCGCCGGGGTATCTGGCGTGGCGACTACTACGACTACGACAGCTGCGGCATCGAGATCGAGGGCACCCCTGTCGGCCTGGTCGGCTACGGTGCCATCGGCAGCCGGGTGGCCAAGGTGCTGGCCGCCATGGGCGCCGAGGTCCTCGTCCACGACCCGTACGCCGCCCCCGAGGCGTTGGCGGGCATCGCGGAACAGGTCAGCCTGGATGAACTGTTGGTCCGCTCGCGCATCGTCTCCCTGCACGCCCGGGTCACCGAGGAGACCACAGGCATGATCGGCCGCGCCCAGATCGCGGCCATGCCGCGCGGCTCGGTCCTCGTGAACTGCGCCCGTGGCGCACTGCTCGACTACGAGGCGGTGTGTGACGCGCTGGACTCCGGACAGCTCCGGGGCGCGGGCTTCGACGTCTTCCCCGAGGAGCCCGTCCCGGCCGGGTCCCGGCTGCTGACCACCCCCGGCGTCGTCCTCACCCCGCATATCGCGGGCGGCAGCCAGCAGGTCGCGCACAAGGCCGCGAACATCGTCGCGGCCGAGGTCGGCCGCTATCTGCGCGGTGAGCCGCTCGCCCACTGCGCCAACCCCGACGCCTTCACAAGCTGA
- a CDS encoding histidine phosphatase family protein yields MTEFILVRHGETAWHAENRYAGLTDVALTERGRQQAAALADWAATADLSAVWSSPLSRARLTAAPAAAACDLTPRIDERLHEVDFGRGEGLTRAEMRQRFPKQLDAFLSDPVNHHLPGGEDPRRAAERAAACLADIAQEHPVGRVLVVAHSTLLRLLLCQLLDIPLTNYRRVFPELHNGALTELRMKDGRAALLRLNAPALTPAPALR; encoded by the coding sequence GTGACCGAGTTCATCCTCGTACGCCATGGCGAGACCGCCTGGCACGCCGAGAACCGCTACGCCGGACTGACCGATGTGGCCCTGACCGAGCGCGGGCGGCAGCAGGCCGCCGCGCTCGCCGACTGGGCCGCCACCGCCGACCTCAGCGCTGTCTGGAGCTCCCCACTCTCCCGGGCCCGCCTCACCGCCGCCCCCGCCGCGGCGGCCTGCGACCTGACCCCGCGTATCGATGAACGCCTCCACGAAGTCGACTTCGGAAGGGGGGAAGGGCTGACCAGAGCCGAGATGCGCCAGCGGTTTCCCAAGCAGCTCGACGCCTTTCTCTCCGACCCCGTCAACCATCACCTCCCTGGCGGCGAAGACCCCCGCCGCGCCGCCGAGCGCGCCGCGGCCTGCCTGGCCGACATCGCCCAGGAGCATCCGGTGGGCAGGGTCCTGGTCGTGGCGCACTCCACGCTCCTGCGTCTGCTGCTCTGCCAGCTGCTGGACATTCCGCTCACCAACTACCGGCGGGTCTTCCCCGAGCTGCACAACGGCGCGCTGACCGAGCTGCGGATGAAGGACGGACGGGCAGCGCTGCTCCGCCTCAACGCGCCTGCCCTCACCCCTGCCCCCGCACTCCGCTGA
- a CDS encoding FGGY-family carbohydrate kinase, translating into MPDPLSPDDAWLGLDLGTQSARCVAVSGTGQVLATAARPLDSHRDGPRHEQDPEQWWSALTGACREVLTHLDPRRVRGLAVDATSGTILLADAAGTPLTPGLMYDDGRAVQQAAEVNETGSAVWQELGYRSMQPSWALPKLRWLLEHAAPATAAGTRLLHQADLITWRLAGHQVASDASHALKSGYHLAEERWPDKELSELGVPHSLLPRVVRSGSVLGTVCAAAARATGIPEGTAIVAGMTDGCAAQLSAGALTPGAWNSVLGTTLVLKGVSPHLVRDPGGVVYCHRGPGDSWLPGGASSSGAGIIAQQFPGADLELLTARAAAAPGDAVIYPLVSRGERFPFRAPDATPFVLGDPAGEPERFHACLLGVAYLERLCFDYLDHLGAPTDGPLTLTGGGTRNHYWSQLRADVLGRRVSLPEQAESAIGMAVLAATSSGASLPDAADSMVRIRQELLPDPERTAACQPRYLSFVNALTQRGWLDPMVADHVHGKAQE; encoded by the coding sequence ATGCCTGACCCCTTGTCACCGGACGACGCATGGCTCGGGCTCGACCTGGGAACCCAGAGCGCCCGCTGTGTCGCCGTCAGCGGCACCGGACAGGTGCTGGCCACGGCCGCCCGGCCGCTCGACAGCCACCGCGACGGCCCCCGGCACGAACAGGATCCGGAGCAGTGGTGGTCCGCGCTGACCGGCGCCTGCCGCGAGGTCCTCACGCACCTCGACCCACGGCGGGTCCGCGGTCTGGCCGTCGACGCCACCTCCGGCACCATCCTGCTGGCCGACGCCGCCGGAACCCCGCTCACCCCCGGCCTGATGTACGACGACGGGCGCGCCGTCCAGCAGGCCGCCGAGGTGAACGAGACCGGCTCAGCCGTCTGGCAGGAGCTCGGCTACCGCAGCATGCAGCCCTCCTGGGCCCTTCCCAAGCTCCGCTGGCTGCTGGAGCACGCCGCCCCGGCGACCGCGGCCGGAACCCGGCTGCTCCATCAAGCCGACCTGATCACCTGGCGGCTGGCCGGGCACCAGGTGGCCAGCGACGCCAGCCACGCGCTGAAGAGCGGCTACCACCTGGCCGAGGAACGCTGGCCGGACAAGGAGCTGTCCGAACTCGGCGTGCCGCACAGCCTGCTGCCGCGTGTGGTGCGCTCCGGGAGCGTCCTGGGCACCGTATGCGCCGCCGCCGCGCGGGCCACCGGCATCCCCGAAGGGACCGCCATCGTCGCGGGAATGACCGACGGCTGCGCGGCGCAGCTCAGCGCCGGCGCACTCACGCCCGGCGCGTGGAATTCCGTACTGGGCACCACCTTGGTGCTCAAGGGCGTGAGCCCGCACCTGGTCCGTGACCCCGGCGGCGTTGTGTACTGCCACCGGGGACCGGGCGACAGCTGGCTGCCCGGCGGCGCCTCCAGCAGCGGAGCAGGCATCATCGCCCAGCAGTTCCCGGGTGCCGACCTGGAGCTGCTCACCGCACGGGCCGCCGCCGCGCCCGGCGACGCGGTCATCTACCCCCTGGTCTCGCGCGGTGAGCGCTTCCCCTTCCGCGCTCCCGACGCCACGCCCTTCGTCCTGGGCGACCCGGCCGGCGAACCCGAACGATTCCACGCCTGCCTGCTCGGCGTGGCCTACCTGGAGCGGCTGTGCTTCGACTACCTGGATCACCTCGGTGCCCCGACCGACGGGCCGCTCACCCTCACCGGCGGCGGAACCCGCAACCACTACTGGTCGCAGCTGCGTGCGGATGTGCTGGGCCGCCGGGTCTCGCTGCCCGAACAGGCCGAGAGCGCGATCGGTATGGCCGTCCTCGCCGCCACATCCTCCGGCGCCTCCCTGCCGGACGCGGCGGATTCGATGGTCCGTATCCGTCAGGAGCTCCTGCCTGACCCGGAGCGCACCGCCGCCTGCCAACCCCGCTACCTCAGTTTCGTCAACGCGCTGACCCAGCGCGGCTGGCTCGACCCGATGGTCGCCGACCACGTCCACGGAAAGGCCCAAGAGTGA
- a CDS encoding FGGY-family carbohydrate kinase has translation MSVLTIDVGTSMIKSVVFDDQGNEIAVSRLGTAVDRPHPGWAEQDMDTVWNAVVFTVRNVLSELRDPVWLVSFTAQGDGCWLVDERGRPTGPALLWSDGRAGTILERWASDGVLEDAFRRNGSLTCSGMPNAILSWLAAHDPGRLERSASALTAAGWLFLRLTGEVAVDASDASAPFLDHSTGDYDPKILELFGLEWARRLLPRVLGEQERIAEITQEAASQLGLPAGLPVVMAPYDIASTARGVGVVNPGQACSILGTTLCTEIVRKTVDTAGEPCGINIAYRGRERVLRAFPTLAGTEVLSWAAATLGLDGPPELAELAFTAEPGARGMAFLPYLSPAGERAPFLDPRARGTFWGLTLEHGRADVARAVFEGLSLTVRDSLAASRSEVNELRLCGGGANSDAWCQLIADTTGVPTARSTDTEIGAKGAFVTGLVLTGAESSMHSAAATYVRMGSAWDPDPARGTLYAALYEDFLAWRALARDAGWQPSATGSGISTSQGAPHA, from the coding sequence ATGTCGGTTCTGACCATTGATGTCGGCACCTCGATGATCAAATCGGTGGTGTTCGACGATCAGGGCAATGAGATCGCGGTCTCCCGTCTGGGCACCGCGGTGGACCGTCCGCACCCTGGCTGGGCCGAGCAGGACATGGACACCGTCTGGAACGCGGTGGTCTTCACCGTCCGCAATGTGCTCTCCGAGCTGCGCGACCCCGTGTGGCTGGTCTCCTTCACCGCCCAGGGAGACGGCTGCTGGCTGGTCGACGAGCGGGGCCGCCCCACCGGCCCGGCGCTGCTCTGGTCCGACGGGCGCGCGGGCACGATCCTGGAGCGCTGGGCGAGTGACGGCGTGCTGGAGGATGCCTTCCGCCGCAACGGCTCGCTCACCTGCAGCGGGATGCCCAACGCCATCCTCAGCTGGCTGGCCGCGCACGACCCGGGGCGGCTGGAGCGTTCCGCCTCCGCACTGACCGCCGCCGGCTGGCTCTTTCTGCGTCTCACGGGTGAGGTGGCGGTCGACGCCTCCGATGCCTCCGCTCCTTTCCTCGACCACTCCACGGGCGACTACGACCCGAAGATCCTGGAGCTGTTCGGCCTGGAGTGGGCGCGCCGACTGCTGCCCAGAGTGCTGGGCGAACAGGAACGGATCGCTGAGATCACCCAGGAAGCGGCCAGCCAGCTCGGGCTGCCGGCGGGTCTGCCCGTGGTCATGGCGCCCTATGACATCGCCTCAACCGCGCGCGGTGTCGGAGTGGTCAACCCCGGCCAGGCGTGCAGCATCCTGGGCACCACGCTGTGCACCGAGATCGTCCGTAAGACCGTCGACACGGCAGGCGAACCGTGCGGAATCAACATTGCCTACCGGGGGCGCGAGCGTGTGCTGCGCGCCTTCCCGACCCTGGCCGGCACAGAAGTCCTCAGCTGGGCCGCCGCCACCCTCGGTCTCGACGGACCGCCGGAGCTGGCCGAACTCGCCTTCACGGCGGAGCCCGGCGCCCGGGGCATGGCGTTTCTGCCCTACCTCTCGCCGGCCGGCGAGCGCGCGCCCTTCCTCGACCCCCGGGCCCGGGGCACGTTCTGGGGACTGACCCTGGAACACGGCCGGGCCGATGTCGCCCGGGCCGTATTCGAGGGCCTCTCCCTGACCGTACGGGACTCCCTGGCGGCCTCCCGGAGCGAGGTGAACGAGCTCAGACTCTGCGGCGGCGGTGCCAACAGCGACGCCTGGTGCCAGCTCATCGCGGACACCACCGGTGTCCCCACAGCACGCTCCACCGACACGGAAATCGGCGCCAAGGGAGCCTTCGTCACGGGTCTTGTGCTCACCGGCGCCGAGTCGAGCATGCACAGCGCCGCAGCGACCTACGTACGCATGGGTTCGGCCTGGGACCCCGACCCGGCACGCGGCACGCTGTACGCCGCGCTCTACGAGGACTTCCTTGCCTGGCGCGCACTGGCCCGGGACGCCGGCTGGCAGCCGTCCGCCACCGGATCCGGGATCTCCACCAGCCAGGGAGCGCCCCATGCCTGA